One window from the genome of Hippoglossus hippoglossus isolate fHipHip1 chromosome 6, fHipHip1.pri, whole genome shotgun sequence encodes:
- the mtss1la gene encoding MTSS I-BAR domain containing 2a isoform X1: MESVEKECGALGGLFQAIVNDMKSSYPVWEDFSAKATKLHSQLRTTILAAVAFLDAFQKVADMATNSRGATRDIGSALTRMCMRHRSIEGKLRLFTNALMEGLVTPLQDRIEEWKKTANQLDKDHAKEYKRSRQEIKRKSLDTIKLQKKARKELLGRGNLRPQLDSAMQDVSDLYLLMEETEKQAVRRALLEERGRYCTFINLLQSVVTVEIAMLGEITHLQPIVDDLTGLTEDPHKLPPASEQVIRDLKGSDYSWSYQTPPSSPSSANSRKSSMCSLLQMPSAGAHRLSSVSSHDSGFVSQDANTHSKPPSPMPSDITSQKSTSSASSEASETCQSVSECNSPTAFGSCSSFGTFRPAFSHTGTIRPLSVILPASPTFNHSPGSNTPSPTSKVPNWKDWAKLSSCEPSLASTLQRRRESVEKMRELEAPPSPHGYSGMQPDDSHRGRLGPASKHGEPLSPAASTLAMVLTRGLSMEQQKSSRDSLQYSSGYSTQTNTPSCSEDTIPSQGSDYECYSLNGDADSEGQADFDKSSTIPRHSNIAQSYRRMIQTKRPASTAGLPAGKTLQGTPNGAGGSSSGAITSGTATIRRTPSSKTGVRRTPSTSGPIPIRPPIVPVKTPTVPDSPGYGSPSLHGTGSEEFLYGDDLSANDYMRASPKRMSLPDTTWGLGGGGGGGGGGGDRTVYAQQAAGMAAHSAEEDPLLAANRHSLVEKIGELAASAHALGEGQFPFPSLLLGEAAQHAPQDLSSVTQEDMDMLVSIRRGVRLRKTVTDDRSGPRILR; encoded by the exons GTGCCACCAGGGACATTGGCTCAGCTCTGACGAGGATGTGTATGCGACACCGCAGCATCGAGGGAAAATTGCGCCTTTTCACCAa TGCTCTTATGGAAGGTCTGGTTACGCCGCTTCAGGACAGAATAGAGGAATGGAAGAAGACGGCAAATCAGCTGGACAAAGACCACGCCAAAG AATACAAGCGCTCTCGTCAGGAAATTAAAAGGAAGTCGTTGGACACCATCAAGCTCCAGAAAAAAGCTAGAAaag AGCTTCTGG gcCGTGGCAACCTGCGCCCCCAGCTGGACAGTGCCATGCAGGACGTGAGTGACTTGTACCTGCTGatggaggagacggagaagCAGGCGGTGCGCAGAGccctgctggaggagagaggccGTTACTGTACATTCATCAACCTGCTGCAGTCTGTGGTG ACTGTAGAGATTGCCATGCTGGGAGAGATCACACACTTACAGCCCATAGTGGACGACCTCACTGGGTTGACTGAAGACCCACACAAGCTGCCGCCGGCCAGTGAGCAG GTGATCCGGGACCTGAAAGGCTCAGACTACAGCTGGTCGTACCAgacacccccctcctcccccagcaGCGCTAACTCCAGGAAGAGCAGCATGTGCAG TCTCCTCCAGATGCCCTCTGCAGGAGCCCATCGGCTCAGCAGTGTGTCCTCCCACGACTCTGGCTTTGTCTCCCAGGATGCCAACACCCACTCTAAGCCTCCGTCGCCCATGCCGTCTGATATCACCAGCCAG AAATCAACAAGCTCAGCCTCCTCTGAGGCTTCAGAAACCTGCCAGTCTGTCAGCGAGTGCAACTCTCCTACGGCG TTTGGCTCATGCTCATCCTTCGGTACCTTCCGCCCTGCTTTCTCTCACACTGGCACCATCAGGCCTCTCTCTGTCATACTTCCTGCGTCCCCCACATTTAATCACTCCCCTGGATCCAACACCCCCTCTCCCACATCAAAGGTTCCTAACTGGAAG GACTGGGCCAAATTGAGTTCCTGCGAGCCGTCGCTTGCCAGCACTCTGCAGCGTAGGAGGGAGTCTGTGGAGAAGATGAGGGAACTGGAGGCTCCACCCAGTCCACATGGGTATTCTGGGATGCAACCAGATGATTCACACCGTGGTCGACTTGGCCCGGCCAGCAAG CATGGCGAGCCCCTCTCTCCAGCAGCCAGCACTCTAGCGATGGTCCTGACCAGAGGCCTGAGTATGGAGCAgcagaagagcagcagggactctCTGCAGTACTCGAGCGGCTACAGCACTCAGACCAACACCCCGTCCTGCTCCGAGGACACCATCCCCTCACAAG GTTCAGATTATGAGTGCTACTCACTCAATGGGGATGCTGACAGCGAAGGGCAGGCAGACTTTGACAAGTCCTCCACCATCCCACGCCACAGTAACATTGCTCAGAGCTACCGCCGCATGATCCAAACCAAGAGACCTGCCAGCACAGCCGGTCTGCCTGCAGGTAAGACCCTGCAGGGAACTCCCAACGGTGCGGGGGGAAGCAGCTCAGGAGCCATCACCTCAGGGACAGCCACTATTCGCAGGACACCATCCTCCAAAACCGGCGTGAGACGCACGCCATCCACATCTGGCCCCATTCCCATTCGGCCCCCCATCGTGCCGGTTAAAACCCCCACAGTACCAGACTCCCCGGGGTATGGAAGCCCTTCACTGCATGGTACGGGCAGCGAGGAGTTTCTGTACGGAGATGACCTATCTGCTAACGACTACATGAGGGCTTCTCCAAAGCGGATGAGCCTCCCTGACACAACTTGGGGcttgggaggaggaggaggagggggaggaggagggggggacaGGACTGTTTATGCCCAGCAGGCTGCTGGCATGGCCGCCCACAGTGCTGAGGAGGACCCTCTGCTGGCTGCCAACCGCCACAGCCTGGTGGAGAAGATTGGAGAGCTGGCAGCGAGTGCCCACGCCCTCGGTGAGGGTCAGTTCCCCTTCCCCAGCTTGCTGCTGGGGGAGGCGGCTCAGCATGCGCCCCAGGATCTGTCCTCCGTGACCCAGGAGGACATGGACATGCTGGTGTCAATACGCCGGGGAGTGAGGCTCCGCAAGACGGTGACTGACGACAGGTCGGGACCCAGGATCCTGCGgtag
- the mtss1la gene encoding MTSS I-BAR domain containing 2a isoform X4, translating to MESVEKECGALGGLFQAIVNDMKSSYPVWEDFSAKATKLHSQLRTTILAAVAFLDAFQKVADMATNSRGATRDIGSALTRMCMRHRSIEGKLRLFTNALMEGLVTPLQDRIEEWKKTANQLDKDHAKEYKRSRQEIKRKSLDTIKLQKKARKELLGRGNLRPQLDSAMQDVSDLYLLMEETEKQAVRRALLEERGRYCTFINLLQSVVTVEIAMLGEITHLQPIVDDLTGLTEDPHKLPPASEQVIRDLKGSDYSWSYQTPPSSPSSANSRKSSMCSLLQMPSAGAHRLSSVSSHDSGFVSQDANTHSKPPSPMPSDITSQDWAKLSSCEPSLASTLQRRRESVEKMRELEAPPSPHGYSGMQPDDSHRGRLGPASKHGEPLSPAASTLAMVLTRGLSMEQQKSSRDSLQYSSGYSTQTNTPSCSEDTIPSQGSDYECYSLNGDADSEGQADFDKSSTIPRHSNIAQSYRRMIQTKRPASTAGLPAGKTLQGTPNGAGGSSSGAITSGTATIRRTPSSKTGVRRTPSTSGPIPIRPPIVPVKTPTVPDSPGYGSPSLHGTGSEEFLYGDDLSANDYMRASPKRMSLPDTTWGLGGGGGGGGGGGDRTVYAQQAAGMAAHSAEEDPLLAANRHSLVEKIGELAASAHALGEGQFPFPSLLLGEAAQHAPQDLSSVTQEDMDMLVSIRRGVRLRKTVTDDRSGPRILR from the exons GTGCCACCAGGGACATTGGCTCAGCTCTGACGAGGATGTGTATGCGACACCGCAGCATCGAGGGAAAATTGCGCCTTTTCACCAa TGCTCTTATGGAAGGTCTGGTTACGCCGCTTCAGGACAGAATAGAGGAATGGAAGAAGACGGCAAATCAGCTGGACAAAGACCACGCCAAAG AATACAAGCGCTCTCGTCAGGAAATTAAAAGGAAGTCGTTGGACACCATCAAGCTCCAGAAAAAAGCTAGAAaag AGCTTCTGG gcCGTGGCAACCTGCGCCCCCAGCTGGACAGTGCCATGCAGGACGTGAGTGACTTGTACCTGCTGatggaggagacggagaagCAGGCGGTGCGCAGAGccctgctggaggagagaggccGTTACTGTACATTCATCAACCTGCTGCAGTCTGTGGTG ACTGTAGAGATTGCCATGCTGGGAGAGATCACACACTTACAGCCCATAGTGGACGACCTCACTGGGTTGACTGAAGACCCACACAAGCTGCCGCCGGCCAGTGAGCAG GTGATCCGGGACCTGAAAGGCTCAGACTACAGCTGGTCGTACCAgacacccccctcctcccccagcaGCGCTAACTCCAGGAAGAGCAGCATGTGCAG TCTCCTCCAGATGCCCTCTGCAGGAGCCCATCGGCTCAGCAGTGTGTCCTCCCACGACTCTGGCTTTGTCTCCCAGGATGCCAACACCCACTCTAAGCCTCCGTCGCCCATGCCGTCTGATATCACCAGCCAG GACTGGGCCAAATTGAGTTCCTGCGAGCCGTCGCTTGCCAGCACTCTGCAGCGTAGGAGGGAGTCTGTGGAGAAGATGAGGGAACTGGAGGCTCCACCCAGTCCACATGGGTATTCTGGGATGCAACCAGATGATTCACACCGTGGTCGACTTGGCCCGGCCAGCAAG CATGGCGAGCCCCTCTCTCCAGCAGCCAGCACTCTAGCGATGGTCCTGACCAGAGGCCTGAGTATGGAGCAgcagaagagcagcagggactctCTGCAGTACTCGAGCGGCTACAGCACTCAGACCAACACCCCGTCCTGCTCCGAGGACACCATCCCCTCACAAG GTTCAGATTATGAGTGCTACTCACTCAATGGGGATGCTGACAGCGAAGGGCAGGCAGACTTTGACAAGTCCTCCACCATCCCACGCCACAGTAACATTGCTCAGAGCTACCGCCGCATGATCCAAACCAAGAGACCTGCCAGCACAGCCGGTCTGCCTGCAGGTAAGACCCTGCAGGGAACTCCCAACGGTGCGGGGGGAAGCAGCTCAGGAGCCATCACCTCAGGGACAGCCACTATTCGCAGGACACCATCCTCCAAAACCGGCGTGAGACGCACGCCATCCACATCTGGCCCCATTCCCATTCGGCCCCCCATCGTGCCGGTTAAAACCCCCACAGTACCAGACTCCCCGGGGTATGGAAGCCCTTCACTGCATGGTACGGGCAGCGAGGAGTTTCTGTACGGAGATGACCTATCTGCTAACGACTACATGAGGGCTTCTCCAAAGCGGATGAGCCTCCCTGACACAACTTGGGGcttgggaggaggaggaggagggggaggaggagggggggacaGGACTGTTTATGCCCAGCAGGCTGCTGGCATGGCCGCCCACAGTGCTGAGGAGGACCCTCTGCTGGCTGCCAACCGCCACAGCCTGGTGGAGAAGATTGGAGAGCTGGCAGCGAGTGCCCACGCCCTCGGTGAGGGTCAGTTCCCCTTCCCCAGCTTGCTGCTGGGGGAGGCGGCTCAGCATGCGCCCCAGGATCTGTCCTCCGTGACCCAGGAGGACATGGACATGCTGGTGTCAATACGCCGGGGAGTGAGGCTCCGCAAGACGGTGACTGACGACAGGTCGGGACCCAGGATCCTGCGgtag
- the mtss1la gene encoding MTSS I-BAR domain containing 2a isoform X3 has product MESVEKECGALGGLFQAIVNDMKSSYPVWEDFSAKATKLHSQLRTTILAAVAFLDAFQKVADMATNSRGATRDIGSALTRMCMRHRSIEGKLRLFTNALMEGLVTPLQDRIEEWKKTANQLDKDHAKEYKRSRQEIKRKSLDTIKLQKKARKELLGRGNLRPQLDSAMQDVSDLYLLMEETEKQAVRRALLEERGRYCTFINLLQSVVTVEIAMLGEITHLQPIVDDLTGLTEDPHKLPPASEQVIRDLKGSDYSWSYQTPPSSPSSANSRKSSMCSLLQMPSAGAHRLSSVSSHDSGFVSQDANTHSKPPSPMPSDITSQKSTSSASSEASETCQSVSECNSPTADWAKLSSCEPSLASTLQRRRESVEKMRELEAPPSPHGYSGMQPDDSHRGRLGPASKHGEPLSPAASTLAMVLTRGLSMEQQKSSRDSLQYSSGYSTQTNTPSCSEDTIPSQGSDYECYSLNGDADSEGQADFDKSSTIPRHSNIAQSYRRMIQTKRPASTAGLPAGKTLQGTPNGAGGSSSGAITSGTATIRRTPSSKTGVRRTPSTSGPIPIRPPIVPVKTPTVPDSPGYGSPSLHGTGSEEFLYGDDLSANDYMRASPKRMSLPDTTWGLGGGGGGGGGGGDRTVYAQQAAGMAAHSAEEDPLLAANRHSLVEKIGELAASAHALGEGQFPFPSLLLGEAAQHAPQDLSSVTQEDMDMLVSIRRGVRLRKTVTDDRSGPRILR; this is encoded by the exons GTGCCACCAGGGACATTGGCTCAGCTCTGACGAGGATGTGTATGCGACACCGCAGCATCGAGGGAAAATTGCGCCTTTTCACCAa TGCTCTTATGGAAGGTCTGGTTACGCCGCTTCAGGACAGAATAGAGGAATGGAAGAAGACGGCAAATCAGCTGGACAAAGACCACGCCAAAG AATACAAGCGCTCTCGTCAGGAAATTAAAAGGAAGTCGTTGGACACCATCAAGCTCCAGAAAAAAGCTAGAAaag AGCTTCTGG gcCGTGGCAACCTGCGCCCCCAGCTGGACAGTGCCATGCAGGACGTGAGTGACTTGTACCTGCTGatggaggagacggagaagCAGGCGGTGCGCAGAGccctgctggaggagagaggccGTTACTGTACATTCATCAACCTGCTGCAGTCTGTGGTG ACTGTAGAGATTGCCATGCTGGGAGAGATCACACACTTACAGCCCATAGTGGACGACCTCACTGGGTTGACTGAAGACCCACACAAGCTGCCGCCGGCCAGTGAGCAG GTGATCCGGGACCTGAAAGGCTCAGACTACAGCTGGTCGTACCAgacacccccctcctcccccagcaGCGCTAACTCCAGGAAGAGCAGCATGTGCAG TCTCCTCCAGATGCCCTCTGCAGGAGCCCATCGGCTCAGCAGTGTGTCCTCCCACGACTCTGGCTTTGTCTCCCAGGATGCCAACACCCACTCTAAGCCTCCGTCGCCCATGCCGTCTGATATCACCAGCCAG AAATCAACAAGCTCAGCCTCCTCTGAGGCTTCAGAAACCTGCCAGTCTGTCAGCGAGTGCAACTCTCCTACGGCG GACTGGGCCAAATTGAGTTCCTGCGAGCCGTCGCTTGCCAGCACTCTGCAGCGTAGGAGGGAGTCTGTGGAGAAGATGAGGGAACTGGAGGCTCCACCCAGTCCACATGGGTATTCTGGGATGCAACCAGATGATTCACACCGTGGTCGACTTGGCCCGGCCAGCAAG CATGGCGAGCCCCTCTCTCCAGCAGCCAGCACTCTAGCGATGGTCCTGACCAGAGGCCTGAGTATGGAGCAgcagaagagcagcagggactctCTGCAGTACTCGAGCGGCTACAGCACTCAGACCAACACCCCGTCCTGCTCCGAGGACACCATCCCCTCACAAG GTTCAGATTATGAGTGCTACTCACTCAATGGGGATGCTGACAGCGAAGGGCAGGCAGACTTTGACAAGTCCTCCACCATCCCACGCCACAGTAACATTGCTCAGAGCTACCGCCGCATGATCCAAACCAAGAGACCTGCCAGCACAGCCGGTCTGCCTGCAGGTAAGACCCTGCAGGGAACTCCCAACGGTGCGGGGGGAAGCAGCTCAGGAGCCATCACCTCAGGGACAGCCACTATTCGCAGGACACCATCCTCCAAAACCGGCGTGAGACGCACGCCATCCACATCTGGCCCCATTCCCATTCGGCCCCCCATCGTGCCGGTTAAAACCCCCACAGTACCAGACTCCCCGGGGTATGGAAGCCCTTCACTGCATGGTACGGGCAGCGAGGAGTTTCTGTACGGAGATGACCTATCTGCTAACGACTACATGAGGGCTTCTCCAAAGCGGATGAGCCTCCCTGACACAACTTGGGGcttgggaggaggaggaggagggggaggaggagggggggacaGGACTGTTTATGCCCAGCAGGCTGCTGGCATGGCCGCCCACAGTGCTGAGGAGGACCCTCTGCTGGCTGCCAACCGCCACAGCCTGGTGGAGAAGATTGGAGAGCTGGCAGCGAGTGCCCACGCCCTCGGTGAGGGTCAGTTCCCCTTCCCCAGCTTGCTGCTGGGGGAGGCGGCTCAGCATGCGCCCCAGGATCTGTCCTCCGTGACCCAGGAGGACATGGACATGCTGGTGTCAATACGCCGGGGAGTGAGGCTCCGCAAGACGGTGACTGACGACAGGTCGGGACCCAGGATCCTGCGgtag
- the mtss1la gene encoding MTSS I-BAR domain containing 2a isoform X2, with protein sequence MESVEKECGALGGLFQAIVNDMKSSYPVWEDFSAKATKLHSQLRTTILAAVAFLDAFQKVADMATNSRGATRDIGSALTRMCMRHRSIEGKLRLFTNALMEGLVTPLQDRIEEWKKTANQLDKDHAKEYKRSRQEIKRKSLDTIKLQKKARKGRGNLRPQLDSAMQDVSDLYLLMEETEKQAVRRALLEERGRYCTFINLLQSVVTVEIAMLGEITHLQPIVDDLTGLTEDPHKLPPASEQVIRDLKGSDYSWSYQTPPSSPSSANSRKSSMCSLLQMPSAGAHRLSSVSSHDSGFVSQDANTHSKPPSPMPSDITSQKSTSSASSEASETCQSVSECNSPTAFGSCSSFGTFRPAFSHTGTIRPLSVILPASPTFNHSPGSNTPSPTSKVPNWKDWAKLSSCEPSLASTLQRRRESVEKMRELEAPPSPHGYSGMQPDDSHRGRLGPASKHGEPLSPAASTLAMVLTRGLSMEQQKSSRDSLQYSSGYSTQTNTPSCSEDTIPSQGSDYECYSLNGDADSEGQADFDKSSTIPRHSNIAQSYRRMIQTKRPASTAGLPAGKTLQGTPNGAGGSSSGAITSGTATIRRTPSSKTGVRRTPSTSGPIPIRPPIVPVKTPTVPDSPGYGSPSLHGTGSEEFLYGDDLSANDYMRASPKRMSLPDTTWGLGGGGGGGGGGGDRTVYAQQAAGMAAHSAEEDPLLAANRHSLVEKIGELAASAHALGEGQFPFPSLLLGEAAQHAPQDLSSVTQEDMDMLVSIRRGVRLRKTVTDDRSGPRILR encoded by the exons GTGCCACCAGGGACATTGGCTCAGCTCTGACGAGGATGTGTATGCGACACCGCAGCATCGAGGGAAAATTGCGCCTTTTCACCAa TGCTCTTATGGAAGGTCTGGTTACGCCGCTTCAGGACAGAATAGAGGAATGGAAGAAGACGGCAAATCAGCTGGACAAAGACCACGCCAAAG AATACAAGCGCTCTCGTCAGGAAATTAAAAGGAAGTCGTTGGACACCATCAAGCTCCAGAAAAAAGCTAGAAaag gcCGTGGCAACCTGCGCCCCCAGCTGGACAGTGCCATGCAGGACGTGAGTGACTTGTACCTGCTGatggaggagacggagaagCAGGCGGTGCGCAGAGccctgctggaggagagaggccGTTACTGTACATTCATCAACCTGCTGCAGTCTGTGGTG ACTGTAGAGATTGCCATGCTGGGAGAGATCACACACTTACAGCCCATAGTGGACGACCTCACTGGGTTGACTGAAGACCCACACAAGCTGCCGCCGGCCAGTGAGCAG GTGATCCGGGACCTGAAAGGCTCAGACTACAGCTGGTCGTACCAgacacccccctcctcccccagcaGCGCTAACTCCAGGAAGAGCAGCATGTGCAG TCTCCTCCAGATGCCCTCTGCAGGAGCCCATCGGCTCAGCAGTGTGTCCTCCCACGACTCTGGCTTTGTCTCCCAGGATGCCAACACCCACTCTAAGCCTCCGTCGCCCATGCCGTCTGATATCACCAGCCAG AAATCAACAAGCTCAGCCTCCTCTGAGGCTTCAGAAACCTGCCAGTCTGTCAGCGAGTGCAACTCTCCTACGGCG TTTGGCTCATGCTCATCCTTCGGTACCTTCCGCCCTGCTTTCTCTCACACTGGCACCATCAGGCCTCTCTCTGTCATACTTCCTGCGTCCCCCACATTTAATCACTCCCCTGGATCCAACACCCCCTCTCCCACATCAAAGGTTCCTAACTGGAAG GACTGGGCCAAATTGAGTTCCTGCGAGCCGTCGCTTGCCAGCACTCTGCAGCGTAGGAGGGAGTCTGTGGAGAAGATGAGGGAACTGGAGGCTCCACCCAGTCCACATGGGTATTCTGGGATGCAACCAGATGATTCACACCGTGGTCGACTTGGCCCGGCCAGCAAG CATGGCGAGCCCCTCTCTCCAGCAGCCAGCACTCTAGCGATGGTCCTGACCAGAGGCCTGAGTATGGAGCAgcagaagagcagcagggactctCTGCAGTACTCGAGCGGCTACAGCACTCAGACCAACACCCCGTCCTGCTCCGAGGACACCATCCCCTCACAAG GTTCAGATTATGAGTGCTACTCACTCAATGGGGATGCTGACAGCGAAGGGCAGGCAGACTTTGACAAGTCCTCCACCATCCCACGCCACAGTAACATTGCTCAGAGCTACCGCCGCATGATCCAAACCAAGAGACCTGCCAGCACAGCCGGTCTGCCTGCAGGTAAGACCCTGCAGGGAACTCCCAACGGTGCGGGGGGAAGCAGCTCAGGAGCCATCACCTCAGGGACAGCCACTATTCGCAGGACACCATCCTCCAAAACCGGCGTGAGACGCACGCCATCCACATCTGGCCCCATTCCCATTCGGCCCCCCATCGTGCCGGTTAAAACCCCCACAGTACCAGACTCCCCGGGGTATGGAAGCCCTTCACTGCATGGTACGGGCAGCGAGGAGTTTCTGTACGGAGATGACCTATCTGCTAACGACTACATGAGGGCTTCTCCAAAGCGGATGAGCCTCCCTGACACAACTTGGGGcttgggaggaggaggaggagggggaggaggagggggggacaGGACTGTTTATGCCCAGCAGGCTGCTGGCATGGCCGCCCACAGTGCTGAGGAGGACCCTCTGCTGGCTGCCAACCGCCACAGCCTGGTGGAGAAGATTGGAGAGCTGGCAGCGAGTGCCCACGCCCTCGGTGAGGGTCAGTTCCCCTTCCCCAGCTTGCTGCTGGGGGAGGCGGCTCAGCATGCGCCCCAGGATCTGTCCTCCGTGACCCAGGAGGACATGGACATGCTGGTGTCAATACGCCGGGGAGTGAGGCTCCGCAAGACGGTGACTGACGACAGGTCGGGACCCAGGATCCTGCGgtag